The following coding sequences are from one Oceanidesulfovibrio indonesiensis window:
- the ricT gene encoding regulatory iron-sulfur-containing complex subunit RicT, whose translation MSHILGLKFRDSGQIYYFDSGAFVVNTFDRVIVNTDQGMALAKVVLVLDELPEDFEGGEIKPIYRLATEEDLTQEKENVALGREAFEYCRKCIAEHKLDMKLVDVDVFFDRGKIVFYFTAPNRIDFRELVKDLVRTYRTRIELRQIGVRHETQMTGAVGNCGQLCCCRRFLRKFAPVTIKMAKEQNLFLNPTKISGICGRLLCCLAYEQENYEKFHAKCPRVGKRYMTERGGMKVLRANFFRDSLSVLPDGGEEEEIPIDDWEAMNPQRPDPNQQQQQHPQQQQQRAESKPKKDKPRKPKDLPDGETSNDVAPEVQAVAADNGVDAAQPDEAGESQQSKGDRSRREQKRGRRGSRGRTRDKNGEQREDRKGRKDSEREDTPREAAMPAGEVVKPTDGPTRNLPAVKTKGTFGISGLGAQPAKPQDSRRSGDEKGAPQEKAPKPEQPEAVAGGQTDQSDTQTEDKEAQSGAKESQGKKGRSRSSRRRPSRRSGRGRGGKKSSDSAAGKDSGDAPSSGKSADAKSSGDAQRSSDAGKTGGAEKQNSGQRRSRPRRRRKPKQDKPQE comes from the coding sequence ATGAGCCATATACTTGGATTAAAATTCCGCGATTCCGGGCAGATATACTACTTCGACTCCGGCGCATTCGTGGTCAATACATTCGATCGCGTCATCGTCAACACCGATCAGGGCATGGCGCTCGCCAAGGTCGTTCTTGTTCTGGACGAGCTGCCTGAGGACTTCGAGGGCGGAGAAATCAAGCCCATCTACCGCCTCGCCACCGAGGAGGACCTCACCCAGGAGAAGGAAAACGTGGCCCTGGGCAGGGAGGCGTTCGAGTACTGTCGCAAGTGCATTGCCGAGCACAAGCTCGACATGAAGCTCGTCGACGTGGACGTGTTCTTCGACCGTGGCAAGATCGTCTTTTACTTCACAGCGCCCAACCGCATCGATTTCCGTGAGCTGGTCAAGGATCTCGTGCGCACCTACCGCACACGCATCGAATTGCGGCAGATAGGCGTACGGCATGAGACCCAGATGACCGGCGCCGTAGGCAATTGCGGACAGCTGTGCTGCTGTCGCCGGTTCCTTCGCAAGTTTGCTCCTGTCACCATCAAGATGGCCAAAGAGCAGAACCTGTTCCTGAACCCCACGAAAATATCCGGCATCTGCGGCAGGTTGCTGTGCTGTTTGGCGTACGAGCAGGAAAACTACGAGAAGTTTCATGCCAAGTGCCCTCGCGTGGGCAAACGGTATATGACCGAGCGAGGCGGCATGAAGGTGCTTCGCGCGAACTTCTTCCGTGATTCCCTTTCGGTGCTGCCGGACGGCGGCGAGGAAGAGGAAATCCCGATCGACGATTGGGAAGCGATGAATCCTCAGCGCCCTGACCCCAACCAGCAGCAACAGCAACACCCGCAGCAACAGCAGCAGCGCGCCGAGAGCAAGCCAAAGAAGGACAAGCCCCGCAAGCCCAAAGACCTGCCGGACGGCGAAACCTCGAACGATGTCGCACCGGAAGTGCAAGCGGTTGCAGCAGACAATGGGGTGGATGCAGCGCAGCCTGACGAGGCTGGCGAGTCCCAGCAGTCCAAAGGTGACCGGAGCAGGCGCGAGCAGAAGCGAGGCCGTCGCGGCTCCAGAGGGCGCACCCGTGACAAGAATGGCGAACAGCGGGAAGACCGCAAGGGGCGCAAGGATTCCGAGCGTGAAGACACCCCTCGGGAGGCGGCCATGCCTGCCGGCGAGGTGGTCAAACCCACTGATGGCCCGACGCGCAACCTGCCCGCGGTGAAAACCAAGGGCACGTTCGGTATCTCCGGTCTCGGCGCACAACCAGCCAAGCCCCAGGATTCCAGGCGATCCGGGGATGAGAAAGGCGCACCTCAGGAGAAAGCCCCAAAACCGGAACAGCCCGAAGCGGTGGCCGGTGGTCAGACCGACCAGTCCGATACTCAGACCGAGGACAAGGAAGCCCAGAGCGGAGCCAAAGAATCCCAGGGCAAGAAAGGACGTTCCCGCTCTTCCAGACGCCGTCCCTCCAGGAGGTCCGGCCGCGGCCGTGGCGGTAAGAAGAGCAGCGATTCGGCGGCCGGCAAGGATTCCGGTGATGCCCCCAGTTCTGGTAAATCCGCAGACGCGAAGAGTTCCGGAGATGCGCAGCGTTCCAGCGACGCCGGCAAAACGGGTGGGGCGGAGAAACAGAATTCCGGCCAGCGCAGGTCCAGACCCAGGCGTCGTCGCAAGCCCAAGCAGGACAAACCCCAGGAATAG